A genomic stretch from Telopea speciosissima isolate NSW1024214 ecotype Mountain lineage chromosome 7, Tspe_v1, whole genome shotgun sequence includes:
- the LOC122667775 gene encoding RNA demethylase ALKBH9B-like isoform X1 has protein sequence MTKEGVSGEKVETSGDSVSLLKAIQQLCRRKDILEMLSEGFCPRDKGLFQSRFEDLSNGKFDMLPSLNGNYSESLTDFCSVDSSNLFSPRKRPTSDRKNPHSYENTAQSLAKTPVSYVRHQMSYSDSFPALLNSSQHSLDESEASLVDELNEMSRVRMEEFAYIERINGKPVDIVSGLELHTRVFNELDQKKIVDYVYRLQRLGQEGQLRARTYSAPKKWMRGKGRVTIQFGCCYNYAVDKKGNLPGIMRDEEVDPLPPLFKNIIKRLVKWNVLPPTCVPNSCIVNIYDKGDCIPPHIDHHDFLRPFCTLSLLTECKILFGSNLKIDGPGEFSGPIVIPLPVGSVLVLQGNGSDVAKHCVPGVPAKRISITFRKMDDSKLPFKFKPDPELEGLEPLHFSSSRTKSSAQQVPHPNQLIHRNKQASKTAGSSFHLVEQDFPPLGGSISSSRSKPNKNRS, from the exons ATGACGAAAGAAGGTGTTTCTGGCGAGAAAGTGGAAACTTCCGGCGACTCTGTGTCTCTTTTGAAAGCTATTCAGCAGCTTTGTCGCCGGAAGGATATCCTGGAGATGTTATCTGAAGGGTTCTGTCCACGGGACAAGGGTTTATTCCAGAGTCGCTTTGAAGATCTCTCTAATG GAAAATTTGATATGCTACCATCTTTAAATGGTAATTACtcagagagcttgactgatttCTGTTCTGTGGATTCATCGAACTTGTTTTCACCAAGGAAGAGGCCCACATCTGACAGAAAGAACCCTCATTCGTATGAGAATACTGCCCAGAGCTTAGCAAAAACTCCTGTCTCTTATGTGAGACACCAGATGAGTTATTCTGATTCCTTTCCGGCATTATTAAATAGTAGCCAACATTCATTGGATGAATCTGAAGCATCTCTTGTTGATGAATTAAATGAAATGTCTCGAGTTAGAATGGAAGAATTTGCATATATAGAGAGGATTAATGGGAAGCCAGTAGATATAGTAAGTGGGCTTGAGCTTCATACCAGAGTTTTTAATGAATTGGATCAGAAGAAGATTGTTGATTATGTCTATAGACTACAGCGTCTAGGACAGGAAGGGCAACTtagag CACGTACATACTCAGCGCCGAAGAAGTGGATGCGTGGTAAAGGGCGTGTTACAATTCAATTTGGTTGTTGCTACAACTATGCAGTG GACAAAAAAGGGAACCTTCCCGGTATCATGCGAGATGAAGAAGTTGATCCCTTGCCCCCCTTGTTCAAGAATATTATCAAGAGATTGGTCAAGTGGAATGTCCTGCCCCCTACATGTGTTCCGAATAGTTGCATTGTTAACATTTATGACAAAGGGGACTGCATCCCTCCTCATATCGACCACCACGATTTTCTCAGGCCTTTCTGTACTCTGTCATTATTGACTGAATGCAAAATACTGTTCGGTTCAAATCTGAAGATCGATGGACCTGGAGAATTCTCCGGTCCAATTGTCATACCTTTACCTGTCGG CTCAGTACTAGTCTTGCAAGGAAATGGCTCTGATGTAGCTAAGCATTGTGTTCCAGGTGTGCCTGCCAAAAG GATCTCCATCACATTCAGAAAGATGGACGATAGCAAGCTGCCATTCAAGTTCAAGCCTGATCCAGAGTTGGAGGGCCTTGAGCCTCTTCATTTCTCCTCCTCTAGGACCAAGTCTTCAGCTCAGCAGGTTCCACATCCAAATCAGCTTATTCATCGAAATAAGCAAGCTTCTA AGACAGCTGGCAGTTCTTTTCACCTTGTTGAACAAGATTTCCCCCCACTTGGTGGCTCAATCTCAAGTAGCAGATCAAAACCTAACAAGAATAGGTCATAG